The sequence CTGGTATAGGCAGCCCGCTCCTGCGGCGAGGTTTTGCCATTGATCTATTCAAAAATCCCCCCTGCTGATGCAAAGCCTCAATAATGTCTTTCATGTACCGTGTGCTGATCTGTGACGAAATGAACCCCGGCGAGCTGAACCATCAGGGGTTTGACATTGAATACATTCCGAACATGGCCCGGGAAGATGTCCTGCGCCGCCTGCCTGAGTTTGATGCCCTGATCACCCGTTCCCGCACCCGTGTGGACCAGGAACTCCTGGACGCTGGAACGAAACTGCGTGTGGTGGGCCGGGGTGGGGTGGGTGTGGACAACATCGACCTGGAGTATGCGTCCCGCAAGGGCATTCTGGTCCTGAACGCGCCCGAGTCCAACAACGTGTCTGCTGCAGAACTGGCGATTGCCCTCCTGCTGGCCTCTGCCCGTGGCCTGATCCGCACCCACACCAAAACGGTGAGTGGCGTGTGGGACCGCAAATTTCTTGGGGTGGAACTGAAAGACAAGACCCTGGGGATTGTCGGTCTGGGTCGCATTGGTTCCCTGGTGGCTGCCCGTGCCCTGGGCCTGAAGATGAAAGTGGTCGCCTTCGACCCTTACGTCACCGATGAGAAATTCAAGATGCTGGACGTGAAACGCGCCCAGACCCTGGATGAGCTTCTGGGTCAGGTGGATGCCCTCACCGTTCACACCCCCCTCACCGAGGAAACCGAAGCCATGGTGGGTGCCCGTGAACTGGCCCTGCTGAAAAAAGGTGCCATTGTGGTGAATGCGGCCCGGGGCAACATCATCGAAGAGCAGGCCCTGGTGGACGCTCTGCACAGCGGTCACCTGTTCGCTGCAGGCATCGACGTGTTCAAAGATGAGCCTCCGGCCAAAGACCACCCCTTCCTGACCGCGCCCAATCTGGCGATCACCGCCCACCTCGGGGCCAACACTGTGGAAGCCCAGGAGCGTGTGGGTGCAGAAATCGTGGACCGTGTGCTGGCCGCCCTCAAAGGGGACGTGTCCAGAGGTGCAGTGAATGCCCCTGCCATGGACGCCCACACCCAGGAGGTCCTCGGGCCGTACCTGGAAATTGCCCGTAAGCTCGGCAAAATCCAGGGGCAACTGCTCCCTGGTGCCAACGATCTGGAAGTGGAGTTCTATGGGGAATTCCCCGCAGACACCACTCCCATCGTGACCAGTGTGCTGGTGGGCTACCTGAGCGGCACCACCGAAGAAGCCCCCAACATGATCAACGCCCGCGCCCTTGCCAAAGAGCGTGGCCTGCGCGTTGGAACCCGTGCTCTGGAAGAAGCCGACTACTACCAGAACGAAATCCGCGTGATTGTCCGCCAGGGCGAGCGCAAGCGCACCGTGGGAGGAACCGCCTTCGGCAATGCACCCCGCCTGACCCGTCTGCGCAACTTCCGTGTGGAGCTTGAGCCCCAGGGTTACATCCTGATCTGCTCCAACATCGACAAGCCCGGTGCAGTGGCCGCCCTCTCCAACTACCTCGCCAGCCAGAACGTGAACATCGCAGGCATGGCCCTGGGCCGTTCCGAGAAAGGTGGAGAGGCCCTCTTCACCCTGACCCTGGACGACAAACTGAGCAGCCAGCAACTCGAAGCCATCCGGGCCCTGGATGTGATTGAGAGCGCCTACCTCGTAGAGGTCTGAAACCTACCGATGTCTAAGAACCTCTCCAGAATTCACTCTGGAGAGGTTCTTTGCTGTAAAACAACAGCACAACCACTCAATGGACTGAAAGAGGGTATCCAGGGGTCAGGAGTGGGCGTCCAGGCCCCCGAAATGAATCAACCTCGAAATCCGATAAAGGGCCTCCCGATGCAGATTTTGATGTTCTGGATCGTCTGATACTCTGGGATCTTTGAGATCACGGTCTGCCACCACCACAACATGTTCCCGTGCAATTACAGAAACCAGATCCCTTGAAAGGTCTGGAAGCTCCTCTTGCAGTTGCCCCCAGAGTTTTTGATGGAAAACAAAAAAGGGTGAGGGAAGGCTGATCAGATCACCCATCCAGATGCCTGAGTCCTGATTCTGACTGTGCCATTCAGCTTCGTCGATTTCTGAGATGCAACGTCCAAAAGTGGGCTCCAGCAGATCAAACAGCGGGTAAAGTAAAGGCATCAGGGATTTCAGGACCGTCTGGTCTGGATCATCCGCATGCCATTCAGGAGAACGGACAGACATCAACAGATGTTCTTGTTTCTGGATCAGACAATGGTGGTCACCAGCGATAGAAAGGGAAATTGGATTCCGATGGTTGCTTTCAGTGGTCAGGGCCAGTTGGAAACCCTTGAATTTGTGGTGGCCTCTGGTCAGCTGTTTTGATTGTTTGATGAGGTTGTTCCTCGTGTGTCCTCTGAGGTCCAGTGTCCCGGGCAAAGCGCTGGTGTTGGATGCTGAAAGCAGTTTCTGTATTCTCTGAGGTAAGGTCTGGGTTTGCAAAAACAGCATCAATTCAAATCGATTGGACATGCATCAAGCCTAACAGGAGTGCCCTGATTATGCTTGACGAATAATGCATACTGGTATACACTGTATACATCAGTCGCCCATTGAGGCGAATTTTTTGTTTTATTTCATCAACCAACAGAACGAACCAGAGGCCCGCTCCTGCAACCCCTTCTGCTTTTTGCCCTCGGCCTTCTGCCCTCTAGTCTTTTTGTCCTTGTTACACCAATTCCTTGCTAGACTCGGACCATGAGCGCATTCAACCGTCCACGTCTGCTTGCCCCGGGTCCTGTGGAAGTCTCGCCGGACACCTTGCGCAGCCTGTCCCAGACCCAGATCCACCACCGCACTCCTGAGGCCCGAAAAGCCGTTCTGGAAGCCAGAGAGAACCTCTCAAAACTCCTCGGAACCGATTTTGAGGTGCTGATCACCACCACCTCCGGGACCGGTGCTTTCGAGGCAGCCATTGTGAGCCTGCTGGAAGATGGAGCAGAAGTGGTGTGTGCCGAGGCCGGAAAATTCGGCAAACGCTGGGGCCAGATGGCCGAGAAGCTCGGTTATGGCGTGACTTACGTCAGCACCGAGTGGGGCAAGGCCCTCAGACCGGATGACGTTGCTGCTGCCGTGGAAGGCAAAAAAGCCCTGTTCATCACCCACAGTGAAACCAGCACAGGGGTGCTGCATGACCTTCAGGCCATTGCAAAAGCCGTGCGTGCGGTGAACCCTGACCTCCTGATCTATGTGGACGCTGTGACCAGCTTTGCGGTGGCTGAACTCCGCCCCACAGAGTGGGACCTGGATGTGATTGTTTCCGGTTCCCAGAAAGGTGTCGCTGCCCCTCCCGGCCTGGGTTTTGCCATGCTGTCCCCCAGGGCACTGGAGGTGCTGAATTCTGGCAAGGCCAATCCCAGACGCTATTACCTGGACCTCGCCAAGGAGCTGAAGAGCCAGAAGAACGGCGAGACCGCCCAGACCCCGGCCATCAACCTGATTCAGGCCCTGAATGTCAGCACATCCCGACTGGTCAGCATCCCTCTGGAAGACCTGTGGACCGAGAAGGAAAAAATGAACAATGCCCTGGTGGCCGCAGGTCTGGCCCTGGGCTGCACCAACTTCGCAGAACGGGTGTCTCCTGCGACGGCTGCACTGGTGCCCCCTGCTCCCCTCAGTGGAAAGCAGGTTGCTGATGCCATGAAGGCCAGAGGCGCACGTGCGGCTGCAGGTCAGGACGCCTTCAAGGACAGCATGTTCCGCATTTCCCTGATGGGCTATTACGACCGCTATGATGCGCTGGCTGTGGCTGGAATTCTGGAAGATGTCTTCGCTGGCCTGGGTGTGCAATTTGAACGTGGAGTGGCTGTAAAAGCAGCCTGGGACGCCCTGAAGAATGCTGCGCCTGAACTGGTGAGCAAGTAAGCAGAAGGCAGAAGGCACGGCGATGTTGCCTTCTGCTCTGTCTTGACCCTACTACGCGCTCACGGGACGGCCCGTTTCGCGCTGGGTCGCTCGGCCCTCGGCCCTCGGCTTCTTTTGATTGGCGCAGGCAGGTCATTGAGCAGCGACAAAGGAGCCTCAACCAGCACCCTGGAATTCAGCCAGACCCGGTAAGCTCCCGGTTTTCCGGTCTGGTCGTCGATTCTGGCAGCATCCTCCGGGTGGTAATGCCACCCCTGATGCACCCCGTGGTAGGCCAGCAGATCAAGGGCCTGCTCGAAGCGTTTCACGGCTCTGGAGTGGTGCCCCTGTCCATGCAGAAGTTCGGTTTCATGCAGCAGACAGGAGCGCTCCAGCAGCCTTTGGATGGTGAGGGTTTTCTGCTTGCGCCTGAGGTCCGGGCGGTCTGGTTCAGGCTGGCGGTCCTCCCGATACAGGTAGGCCAGTTCTGTCCCGATCTGTTTGGCCCACAGGGCAGAGGCAGGCCTTGAGGGCAGTTCCAGCAGGCTTCTGAAGATGCGGGCATAACTCTTCTCGAACAGCCTGGCCCATTCTCCAAGGGCCAGATGCCAGCGGAGGTAGAACACCTCACCTTCCAGTTCTCTGGGCTGGTCTTTTTCCATCACGGCCAGCACACGCATGGTTTTCTGGTCTTTGAGGGAGCGGTAAACCCTTTTGTGCTGTCCAGTGTCTGCTTCGAGTGTGCGGGCTTCCGGGGTGATGGTCATCCAGAGCCTCTCCAGATGCCCGAGGGCCTGTGCAATTTCCTGAAGTTGCTGGGGTCTGAAGCCACCTCTGGGGTGGGGTTTGAAGCCCATGGCCTTGCCCAGTTCCCGCAAGTCCAGGGTGAGGGTGCGGTAGATGCCACTCTGGCCTTCTTCCAGAGCAAGGGCCAGCAGCAACCTCCACACGTCCCCAGTTCTGGGGTCCAGGGTGTGAATGAGCCCTTCCAGATCGGCAAGCTTCAACCCATCCTGCTGGTACTCAAGTTGCAGGCCGTGGGTGACTGTTTGCGGGTAGCGGGGCAGGTCCTGCAGGCTCCAGCCCTCTGCGCTGCGCATTGCCCGGTCAATCATCTGGTAGGGACGGGCAGAGAGCACCTTGAGGTAAGGGTCTTTTGCGGTTCTGGTCGGAAAATCATAATGGTCTTTCAGCCACCCGGGAAGCCTGGGAGGAAGGCGGTAGTATCCTCCTCCGGTCTGGCTGCGAATGTGGATGATCCTTTCCTGCCACAGCAGGTTTCGCAGCTTTTCCAGGTAGGCGTCGCGGGCTTCCCGAAAATGCTGCAGTTCCTGGGCCAGCACGGGATCTTCAGGGAGGGCCATGCGAAAAACAGTGCCCTCATCGTCAGCGTTCTCCATTTCCCAGCGCAGCAGTCTGGCACTCCGGTCGGGAACGATGGGAAGTTCCGGGTGGTACAGCAGGTGGGTCAGGTTTTCTGCGGGCACCTGCTTTGCGTGGTCCATCACCCACAAAGAGGCCCTTGCAGGGGGGAACCACTCTGCAAGCGGATGGATCTGGCCTCCACTGCTCTGAAACAGGTTCTCATAGACCTGCAGGGTGAGCTGCACGTTCTCCTCACTGAAGCCCTGCAACATCCACCAGCGCCCCATCACCTCCTGCATGTCTTTCAGGGTGGGTTCCATGCCTCAGTGTAGGGCGTAGAGAAAGCCATCATCGCTGCCGATGTACAGCTCATTCCCGAAAGGCACCGGACTGCTGACCACATGATCTCCGGTGGTGAATTTCCATTTCAGCTGCCCTGTGCTGCGGTCCACTCCGTACACCGTGTTGTCGTAACTGCCTGTGAAGACCATGGAAGGGGTCACTGCGGGGGAGGAGAACAGGTACCCATCGGTGTTGTAGGCCCACACTTTCGCTCCAGTGTCCGCTTTGATGGCATACAGGTTGTGGCTGTCTGACCCTCCGATGTAAACCATGCCCTGATCGTAAGCAGGGGAAGAGGGCACCCAGGAGGGAGAATCTGGAAAGACCCAGAGGGATTCTCCATTTTTCAGGTCGATGCCCTGGGCACTGGTGCTGCCCCTGAGGCCCACAAAGAAGTTCTTGCCATCGGTGGATGCGGTGCTCTGGCCAATGTTGAAGATGATCCGGGTCCACTGCACCTCCCCGGTCTTTCTGTCCAGGCTGTAAAAGTTCTTGTCGTACCCGGCGACAATCAACTGGTCTCCCACCACTGTGGGTGTGGAACGCATGGGGGATTTTGCAGGAAGCTGAGATTTCCAGACTTCTGTTCCTGTGGCGGCATCCACCGCATAAACTGCGCCCATGTCGCTCCCGATGTACAGGATGCCATTTTCGATCACCGGAGAGGAACTGAAGAAATCCCATTCATCATAGGGATAGATCTGCTCTGCATCAAGTTGCAGTTTCCAGATGGGCTGTCCGGTCTGCTGGTCCAGGGCATAAAGGTACCCGTCATGTCCGCCAAAGTACACTTTGCCGTCTTGCACGGTGGCAGAGGAGTTGATGGGGGCGGTGGTCTGGTGCTTCCAGAGCAGTTCCCCAGAATCCCGCTTCACCGCGTAGAAGGTGCCGTCATTGCTGCCAAAATAGAGCGCATCTGCAGTCACTGCAGGGGTGGACCGCACAGGACCGCCCGTCTGGAACTTCCATTTCACCCCCTGCAGGGTTTCGGGACCGCTGGTCTGGTAGGTGCCAGAGTGCCGGGCATCTCCTCGAAAAGTCAGGCTCTGGGCATGGGCTAAGGGCAGGGCAAGCAGCAGGGTCAGGATCAGTTGTTTCATGTCCAACATTTTCCCAGACGGCCATTTTTCTGAATTTTTTCAATGTGGAGTTCTCTGGTTCTGGTTAGAAGATGTTTTTCTTTGCAGGACAGCTTTCCATGCTGCAAACTTAGCCACCTGATGTGGGGAAGCAGACCTGCAGGTGGGGGAGGAGTTCGCCATCTGGCGTACATTGAACTCCTCAGGCACTTTTTCTATGCTGAGACATGCGCTTCCCCCCCTGGTAACCTTCACAGTCCCACAACCTGGGCCGGGTCTCCATCCCACTTTCAAGGGATGGTGCAGAAACATGCACCGGGCTTTCCCCTCCTGAGCCAGAAGACAGACAGGCATCTGACTTCAGGCATCTCACAGAGGGGAAAACATGAAACCGACAGCAAAGAAAAAAACGGAATCTGGCCTGATGCTGCTGATGGCAGCGATCAGCATTGAATTCATGGACGAACTGGTGGATGGGGTGAGCGGAGCCGCATGGCCCCTCATCCAGCAGGATCTGTCTCTCTCCTACCTGCAGGTGGGCATTCTGCTGGGTGCCCCGGCACTGCTTGCCAACCTGATCGAGCCCATCCTCAGCCTCCTGGCAGATCTGGGATGGAGGAGAAGGCTGCTGTTGTGGGGAGGGGTGGGCTACACCATCGGCATGGCCCTGATTGCCATGGTGGGTGGTTTCTGGGGACTGCTGGCGGCAATGGTGCTGTATTACCCTGCATCAGGCATGTTCGTGAACCTGATGCAGGCGGCCTGGATGGATGCAGAGCCCGAAAGGCGGGAGCAGAACATGGCAAAGTGGGCCCTGGCAGGCTCAGTGGGCAATGTGCTGGGACCTCTGTTGATCAGCTTCCTTGCTTTTCTGGGTCTGGGCTGGCGGCCCGGGTTCGTCTTGCTGGCCGTCCTGATGGGACTTGCCCTTTGGTTTGCCTTCCGCATCCGTCACCTGCTGGAAGAACCCGCACCTCCCACAGAACAGGAAACCCTGCTTGAGGGTCTGAAAGGGGCAGGTCAGGCCCTGCTGAAAAAAGACGTGCGGCTGTACCTGATCCTGCTGGAATTCGCCAACCTGATGCTGGACATCTTCCGGGGTTTCATCGCCCTGTATTTCGTGGATGTGGTGGGCACAGGAGAAGCACAGGCCGCCCTGGCCGTCACTGTCCTGACCGGAGTGGGCCTGCTGGGAGATGCCCTGGTGGTGCCCCTGCTGGAAAGGGTTTCTGGTCTGGCCTACATGCGGGTCAGTGTGGTCCTGATCCTGCTGCTCTTCCCAATTTTCATGCTCACTCCAGGACTTGTGCCCAAACTTGTCCTGCTGGGCCTTCTGGGCATCCTGACCTCAGGCTGGTACGCAATCCTGCAGGCCCGACTGTACGCCAGCCTTCCCGAAAAAAGTGGCACAGTTCTGGCCCTGGGAAGCATTGCAGGACTTGTGGGAGGTCTTTTCCCTCTCCTGCTGGGGGCCTGGGCGCAACTGTACGGCCTGAACTCGGCCATGTGGCTCCTGATTGCAGGACCTGTGGTTTTGCTGCTGGGGTTGCCTGCAAGGGACCGGATGCTGGGGAAGGGGGTGTGAGGACAGCTGCCGAGGGCCGAGAGCCGAGGGCTGAGGGCTTTTTAAGCCCTGGCAGTTGCGTTTCTGGTGTTGGCTGATGAATGAAGGAAACCATGGCTGTTCTGGTAAATCTCATTTCTGTCGATTGGGCCGGGCTGTTGGCCTGCCCTACGATGTGGCCCAGATTTCGCATCCTGCTCTGGGCTTTTTGCCCTCGGCCCTCGGCTCTTGGCCCTTCACGGCACCACTTCACTGGTCAGGCTGTGCAAAAACGCCACCAGATCATCAATGTCCTCGGGAGCCAGATCGTTTTCGTGGGTGTTGGCCTCCTGCAGGACGGCGAGTTTCAGGCTGGAGGTGCTGCCATCGTGGAAGTAGGGGAAGGTGACGGCCACATTCCTGAGGCTGGGCGTGCGGAATCTGGCGGTGTCCAGTGGGTCACGGGTCACCATGAAACGGCCCATCTCTGCCACTTCTGGGTGGGTCAGGATGGCGTCCCCAAGAGGCATTTTTGCTGCCATGTCCAGTTTGCTTTTCAGCAAGGGGATGTCCGTGAAGGCCAGAGAGGTGCTCAGTGTGCTTCCGCTGACATGGAACTTCTCATCGGTGAAGAGGGCATGTTCTTTGTTGATGGTGTGGCAGGCGGTGCACCTGCCCTGGTTTCTGAAGATGGAGAGGCCCCGTTTCTGGGCTGCAGACAGAGCCGTCTGGTGCTTGCCGTACTCATAACGGTCAAAAGCAGAGTTCCCGAAGTTCAGGGTGCTCAGGAAGGCCGTGAGGGCTTTTGCAAGGTTGCTGCTCTGGATGGGCTGAGCATCATCAGGGAAAGCCTGTTTGAAGCTCTGCTGGTAAGCAGGATCTTTTTTCAGTCTTGCCAGCACCTCATCGAGGTTTTTCATGCCCATCTCCCGCACATTGGTGAAGGGGGCCAGCACAGCCTCCTCCAGGGTGCCAATCCTCCCATCCCACATGAAGGTGTTCAGGAAAGTCACGTTCATCAGGCTGGGTCCGTTGCGGGTGCCCAGTTTGAAATCCACCCCACGCCCGGTGCTCTGGTTGTCTGCGAAAGCGGTGGCAGGACTGTGACAGCTGTAGCACGCCACATGGCTGTCCCGGCTGAGGGTGTTGTCAAAGAACACCTTCGATCCCAGCCGAACCACAGCTTCTGGTGCAGCAGGAGGCAGCGGAGGGAGCCCCAGGGCGTACTCCGGGTTGCCAGAAGGCCCTGCGGCCATCAGGCCAAACAGGGAAATGAGCAGCAGACTTTTGACGGGGGACACCATGCCAACCTCCTTGGAATGAGAGGGCCTGCAGACCCCGCAAGAGGTCTGTGGTGAAAGGCTGCTCTGGACACCTGCGCATTCTGGATGAGGTCAGGATGCAGGTGGGGTCAGATGGGGGAAATGAATTCTACCTCTGAGAGTGCCGCTGGCGTGTTGCTGCAGAGCCTTTCATTTTTTGCCCTCGGCCCTCGGCCTCTGCTCAGTTGCTCGTGTAAACCCCGGTTTTGGGAATCTCTTTGAAGCTCCCATCCAGTGTGGTGGGCAGGGCGAGCAGCAGGGCTGGTAGGGGTTGCCTGTCACTGGCAGCAAAAGGGGCGGTGTGTGAGGCCCGCTGAAAGCTGTCCCAGGTGGGATGCAACTGGATGGAGGTAAAGTTGTACCCCAGCTCGAAATTCAGGGTGCCGTCTCTGGAGGCGGGAACCACGTCCATGCTGAATTCCAGACCGGAGGGGGTGCGGTGGGCAGAGACCAGGGCGTAAATTTCTCCCGCACCTCTGGGGGCAGAGAGAAAGTAGAAGCTGCGGTTGTACTGGCTGGAGGGGGTCGCAAACTGAAAGCGTCCATCCAGGTAGTTGCTGGAAACAATGCGTTGCAGTTCGCTGATGTAGATCGGGTGCGCCGTGAGGGGGCGTTCCGGGGTGCCCAGGGAGACGCGGGTGTTTTCCACCGAGAGCACAGGGTTGGTCCAGCCATCCACCTTGACAGGTCCGGCCTGTTGCAGGGCGAGGAGCAGGTAGGAGATGTTCACGAAGGGCTGGTCGTTCCAGCGCAGGCTGGGGGTGCGGGCAAGCCTGTTGCCTTCGTACAGGAAGCGGGTCCCGTGAGGGGGTTCTGGAAATTCCACGGGTGCTGCAATCCCCAGGTTGTCCAGCAGTTCCTGGGCCTGTTGTCGCTGGATGAAGGCCTCGTTGGTGAGGGCCAGAACAGGCAGGTGAGACCGAAAGAGACCAGGGCTGAGGGCCACCACCAGGGCGGCCAGCATCAGGGTTCGCATCAGGGTGGGGTTCCAGTGCACATGCCGGAAACTGGAGCCCACCGCTCCGGGTGCCCCGAGTTCTTCGAGGGTGCGGCTCACGGCTTCGGGTCTGGGGAGGCCCGAGGCCATCAATTCATGGGTGCGTTCCTCGATGTGTCCGCGCAGTTCCAGGGCGACCAGGTGTCTGCTTTTGGGGGGCAGGCCACGGGTGCAGATCTGGATGTAACGCTCGGCGCGGCTCATCATGGTTTACCGCCAGAGGGATTCCACGGTGCGGGTGAAGGTGGTGAATTCGTTGCGTCTGCGGTCCAGGTCCACTTTGCCCTCATCGGTGAGCCAGTAATACTTGACCAGACTGCCCCCTTTGGGTGCGGGACGGAATTCTCCAGACAGCAGTCCTGCCTGTTCCAGACGGTGCAGTGCGGGGTAGAGGCTGCCCACTTTCAGGTCAAAATAGCCTGCAGTGCGGTCCTGGGCTTCTTTGCTGATTTCCAGTCCATATTTGGCCTCCCCCTCCAGAATGCTGAGCAGGATCAGGTCCAGATGGCCTTTGATGAGGTTTGCGTCCATGGTCACTCCACTGGTTTTAGATTATCTATATCGTGATCCGATACGCTTGAAAAGTCAAGTTGAAATGAATCTTCAACCCGGTGCAGACAGGAAGATTCACACCTTTTAGACTGAAAAAAAGCCCTGGCCTGATGCTGTCAAGAAACCCATCTGCATGAAATGACCGATGTTCCAGGCGGTCCAGACATGCCATTCTGAAGAAGGAGGCATCCATGACAGTCAAATCTTATTCCCCGTATCGTGCTTTGATTCAACC comes from Deinococcus cellulosilyticus NBRC 106333 = KACC 11606 and encodes:
- a CDS encoding PadR family transcriptional regulator — protein: MDANLIKGHLDLILLSILEGEAKYGLEISKEAQDRTAGYFDLKVGSLYPALHRLEQAGLLSGEFRPAPKGGSLVKYYWLTDEGKVDLDRRRNEFTTFTRTVESLWR
- a CDS encoding outer membrane protein assembly factor BamB family protein, with translation MKQLILTLLLALPLAHAQSLTFRGDARHSGTYQTSGPETLQGVKWKFQTGGPVRSTPAVTADALYFGSNDGTFYAVKRDSGELLWKHQTTAPINSSATVQDGKVYFGGHDGYLYALDQQTGQPIWKLQLDAEQIYPYDEWDFFSSSPVIENGILYIGSDMGAVYAVDAATGTEVWKSQLPAKSPMRSTPTVVGDQLIVAGYDKNFYSLDRKTGEVQWTRIIFNIGQSTASTDGKNFFVGLRGSTSAQGIDLKNGESLWVFPDSPSWVPSSPAYDQGMVYIGGSDSHNLYAIKADTGAKVWAYNTDGYLFSSPAVTPSMVFTGSYDNTVYGVDRSTGQLKWKFTTGDHVVSSPVPFGNELYIGSDDGFLYALH
- a CDS encoding MFS transporter, yielding MKPTAKKKTESGLMLLMAAISIEFMDELVDGVSGAAWPLIQQDLSLSYLQVGILLGAPALLANLIEPILSLLADLGWRRRLLLWGGVGYTIGMALIAMVGGFWGLLAAMVLYYPASGMFVNLMQAAWMDAEPERREQNMAKWALAGSVGNVLGPLLISFLAFLGLGWRPGFVLLAVLMGLALWFAFRIRHLLEEPAPPTEQETLLEGLKGAGQALLKKDVRLYLILLEFANLMLDIFRGFIALYFVDVVGTGEAQAALAVTVLTGVGLLGDALVVPLLERVSGLAYMRVSVVLILLLFPIFMLTPGLVPKLVLLGLLGILTSGWYAILQARLYASLPEKSGTVLALGSIAGLVGGLFPLLLGAWAQLYGLNSAMWLLIAGPVVLLLGLPARDRMLGKGV
- a CDS encoding permease prefix domain 1-containing protein, which encodes MMSRAERYIQICTRGLPPKSRHLVALELRGHIEERTHELMASGLPRPEAVSRTLEELGAPGAVGSSFRHVHWNPTLMRTLMLAALVVALSPGLFRSHLPVLALTNEAFIQRQQAQELLDNLGIAAPVEFPEPPHGTRFLYEGNRLARTPSLRWNDQPFVNISYLLLALQQAGPVKVDGWTNPVLSVENTRVSLGTPERPLTAHPIYISELQRIVSSNYLDGRFQFATPSSQYNRSFYFLSAPRGAGEIYALVSAHRTPSGLEFSMDVVPASRDGTLNFELGYNFTSIQLHPTWDSFQRASHTAPFAASDRQPLPALLLALPTTLDGSFKEIPKTGVYTSN
- the serA gene encoding phosphoglycerate dehydrogenase, translating into MYRVLICDEMNPGELNHQGFDIEYIPNMAREDVLRRLPEFDALITRSRTRVDQELLDAGTKLRVVGRGGVGVDNIDLEYASRKGILVLNAPESNNVSAAELAIALLLASARGLIRTHTKTVSGVWDRKFLGVELKDKTLGIVGLGRIGSLVAARALGLKMKVVAFDPYVTDEKFKMLDVKRAQTLDELLGQVDALTVHTPLTEETEAMVGARELALLKKGAIVVNAARGNIIEEQALVDALHSGHLFAAGIDVFKDEPPAKDHPFLTAPNLAITAHLGANTVEAQERVGAEIVDRVLAALKGDVSRGAVNAPAMDAHTQEVLGPYLEIARKLGKIQGQLLPGANDLEVEFYGEFPADTTPIVTSVLVGYLSGTTEEAPNMINARALAKERGLRVGTRALEEADYYQNEIRVIVRQGERKRTVGGTAFGNAPRLTRLRNFRVELEPQGYILICSNIDKPGAVAALSNYLASQNVNIAGMALGRSEKGGEALFTLTLDDKLSSQQLEAIRALDVIESAYLVEV
- a CDS encoding pyridoxal-phosphate-dependent aminotransferase family protein, which codes for MSAFNRPRLLAPGPVEVSPDTLRSLSQTQIHHRTPEARKAVLEARENLSKLLGTDFEVLITTTSGTGAFEAAIVSLLEDGAEVVCAEAGKFGKRWGQMAEKLGYGVTYVSTEWGKALRPDDVAAAVEGKKALFITHSETSTGVLHDLQAIAKAVRAVNPDLLIYVDAVTSFAVAELRPTEWDLDVIVSGSQKGVAAPPGLGFAMLSPRALEVLNSGKANPRRYYLDLAKELKSQKNGETAQTPAINLIQALNVSTSRLVSIPLEDLWTEKEKMNNALVAAGLALGCTNFAERVSPATAALVPPAPLSGKQVADAMKARGARAAAGQDAFKDSMFRISLMGYYDRYDALAVAGILEDVFAGLGVQFERGVAVKAAWDALKNAAPELVSK
- a CDS encoding cytochrome-c peroxidase; the encoded protein is MVSPVKSLLLISLFGLMAAGPSGNPEYALGLPPLPPAAPEAVVRLGSKVFFDNTLSRDSHVACYSCHSPATAFADNQSTGRGVDFKLGTRNGPSLMNVTFLNTFMWDGRIGTLEEAVLAPFTNVREMGMKNLDEVLARLKKDPAYQQSFKQAFPDDAQPIQSSNLAKALTAFLSTLNFGNSAFDRYEYGKHQTALSAAQKRGLSIFRNQGRCTACHTINKEHALFTDEKFHVSGSTLSTSLAFTDIPLLKSKLDMAAKMPLGDAILTHPEVAEMGRFMVTRDPLDTARFRTPSLRNVAVTFPYFHDGSTSSLKLAVLQEANTHENDLAPEDIDDLVAFLHSLTSEVVP